CTACATCATCAACAATCCGCTGACCCAGATCACCGACACCTGCGTCATCCGCATCGACGATCCATCGCTGACCCGCTGCAACCGTGACACGTTCCAGGTGCTCAGTTTCGACGAACAGTCCGTCCTGCCGCGCGCTTTCCGCATAACCAACGGCGACACGATCATGGGTCCCACGATGTCGGGTGTGCTTGATCTTTCGGATCCAGACGCCTTGAATGAGATTCTTGAAGGCAATGCTTTCATCTTTGCGGGCTGGGAGTACGAGGCCTGGCTGGTGTTTACGAAGGCCTCCGGGATCCCGCCGATTTCGCTGGGCCGATTCAAGGGCCCGTTAGGAGCCGATTCCAAAAACCCTTACACATTCACGGACGATCGCTTCGATCGCAACTTTATGTTCCCGGGCGAGGATTTCCTGCACGACCTGCCTTACGGATTGCAGGCGCCGCTGGATGTCCTCGAGAGTCCGGTTGTCGAGAAACTTTGGATCACCATCGAGCCGGATGACGATTTCATGGGAGCCATCAATTTCGACTGGGCGCCCGATGAACCCAACACTCAGTTAATCTACATGTCCGCTTTCTTCCCCGACGATTTGGACACGGTGGGCACAACGCTTGTGCCGATGATCTATCGTGACCTGAATCCGACTCCGACCGGGCTGAACGAGGGGAATTTCTTCCCGACCGTGACGGTGCAGTTCCTACCGCCGCCGGCCGAGTAGCCCTTAGCCGAGCGAATGACCCCGAAAAGGGCGCCTTTGGGCGCCCTTTTCCGTTGGGATTGTGGCTTCAGCGCACCGAGACAACATGGCAAGTGGCAAAACCTTGCACACCAACCGCCGACGGCCTCGCTCGCCGATTATCCAAGGTTTTTGGATACAACGCGTTACGCAAAACAACGAAACCGATTATTTACGGCATGGGGATTGCGAAAGTGTCCGCTGTCAGGAGACAATGACCATGAACACAGTGCGACATCACTACGAATTGCCGAAACGTGGCAACGAACGCGCCCGCGGTTGGACCTACTGGACGCTGGTGATGGTCATTGTCGCTGTCTTCATGGCACTGACCTTCGGCGACGCTGGCGGGAGTCTGCCGCTGTAAGCGTCGGTCCGAACCGACCTTGCGCATTAGCCCTGTTCCTCATCCTACTTCCTCCCTGTCGTGCCCACCCCGCCTGCCTCCACCGGGCGGGGTGACTCCTTTTGCCAATTTCGATAATGAATCGCTTTGCGCTGTCCGATAATGAGAATGTGGGCAAGCAGCGAGCAGAAAAAAGGGAGTCGGCCCGGCGACAGCCGACGGTGCTCGTGGTGGAAAACCACGAGGAAGTCCGTAACATTGTCGGCAGCATGGTGGCCAATCAGGGGTGGCGTCCGATCAAGGTCGCCAGTATCAGCGAAGCGATCTCGTGGCTGGATCGCGAGCCGGTCGACGCGATCGTCTCCGACTGGGAGCTGGACGACGGCATCGGCTACGAAATCCTCCGCAAGGTGAGATTGTCTGGGCACATGCCGATTCCGACGGTGATAATCTCCAGCTATGCCTCGCCGGAACTGGTGGCGCAGGCGCGCGCGGCCGGAGCAGTCGACATGCTGGCCAAACCCTTCCGCATCGAGGACCTCACCTTCCTTTTGAACCGCGAACTGAACCAGCGTGAAACGCGCGGCCATCACCGGCCGCACGCGCACACCGGGGCGCATCGGTAAGCGGTCCGCGCTTCCTCCATTTAGTCCTTAACGAAAAGGGCGGCCCCACGGGCCGCCCTGTCGTCGTTTGGCAGGCGCCGCGGCGCTATTTGCGCGAAAAGACGGGCATGTAGTCGTTGCCGCCCGAGGTGATGCGCTCCGGCTTGCCGGAGCCATCGGTTGGGGCGACGTAGATGAAGCCATCGACGGTCGAAAAGACGATCCACTTCGAATCGGGCGACCAGGACACGGGGGCCTGCGCCGGGACCAGACGGTCGGTCTTCTCGACCAGTTTGCGGCGGTTGGTCAGGTCGGGATTGATCAGGTAGATACTCCCGTCGGCGGAATTGGAACTAACGAAGGCGATCGCGCGGCCGTCGGGCGACCAGGCGGGCATGACCGCATCGCCGTTCTGCCTGGCCATCGCCTCGAGTTCATCCTCGCCGGCGGTGATGCCGGTGGCGGGGACCACCACCAGCCCGAGCGGTCGGGTGGGGGCATCCTTGCTGCCCTCGCCGATGTTGGCGCGGCGGCGCAGGAAGTACGTGAAGGCCACCTGCTTGCCATCGGGGGACCACGTCGGGTCCATGCCCTGGCATTCGCCGGGCCTGGCATCGGGACGGGCCAGTTTCTTGAGGTCGCTGCCGTCGATGCGCGAGTGCACGATCTGGTAATCGGGCAACTCCGCGTCGACGATGTTCGCGTTGAGGTCATAGCAGTAGACAATGCGCTGGCCATCGGGGGAGAACTCGGCGCCGCGGGAGCCATGGTTGAAGGTCACCCAACGCCAGTATCCTTCGCGGGTCGAATCGACTTCGGCCAGAAACAAATCAAACAGTCGACGTCCGCCGCCGCCGCCATCGGGCAGGTTGTAGGTGAACTCCCCCTGCCGCGCCCAGATGAGGGTACGTCCATCGGGCGAGAACGACATCTTGCCGGCGACGTTGCCGAAGGGGCGCCAGAGACGCTGGTTGGAGCCGTCGCCATTCATCAGCCAGATGTTCTTGTCGCGCTGAAAGGCGATCTTCCAGGGAAGCTTGGCTGGCTTGGCGTTGTACATGCCCTGCGCGAGCAGATCCAGCGGGAGGAGCAATCCCACCAGCGCGGCGACGGCGAGGGTGAAGGTCAGTCTGCGGTAGATTCCTGTCATCGATTCCTCTCCCCGGTTGGGATGGGCCCGTGGTGCCAACTTATACACCGCATCGGGCGATCAAGCCGCTCAATTTAACGGGTGGCCGCATTCGGAGCAATCGCTCATCGCGCGCCGGGAGGGCGCCGGCAGCATTGCATTTTGCATGGCCGCCGGCGGAAATCGCCGGTCGCTTCGCCCCATTTGTGCCTGCGCAATAATTCAACAGCGCGCTAACCGTCTTGCGGCGACCGGGTTGGTCGCCCCGTCCCGGCTTGGCCTCATTCTTGCAACGCATATCTGCGCTCACAGGCCGTGGCGCGGCGGAAAGCGTGGCGAAAACCCCCGCGGCGGCTAACGGAAATCAGGGAGCGGTCGAAACAAATTGTGTGACCCGGAGTAGCGACATGAGACAAGAGCGCGGATTCACGTTGATCGAATTGATGATCGTGGTGGTGATCATCGGCATTCTCGCCGCGTTGGCGTTGCCGCGTTTCATGGCGGCCTCGGCCAAGGCCAAGCAGGGCGAGGCAAAGGGCGTGTTGAAGCAGATTTATGTCCTGCAGGCGGCCTATCGGCAGGAGTACGACCGGTACTGGATCGTGGGCGGGACGATGGACGCGGCCAACCCGAGCACGTTTGATCGGCTGGGGCTCGATTTGGCCCAGCCGGCGCGCTATGCGTACACGCTGACCTCCGCCGATGCCGGCGCGACGACCTTCACCGCGACGGCGACGGTGGCGGCGCCCGGACTGGATGACGATCCGGCGCCGGACACCTGGACGATCAACGAGGGCGGCATCCTCCAGGCGGTGTCGGACGACGCGACCCAATAGGCGGATTGCAGAATGCAATGGCGACGGCAGAATCCGAGACGACGAGAGACCAGAATGACACTCCACAGCGACCAGCGTCATCTGTTCAGCAA
This bacterium DNA region includes the following protein-coding sequences:
- a CDS encoding type II secretion system protein; protein product: MRQERGFTLIELMIVVVIIGILAALALPRFMAASAKAKQGEAKGVLKQIYVLQAAYRQEYDRYWIVGGTMDAANPSTFDRLGLDLAQPARYAYTLTSADAGATTFTATATVAAPGLDDDPAPDTWTINEGGILQAVSDDATQ
- a CDS encoding response regulator, with product MNRFALSDNENVGKQRAEKRESARRQPTVLVVENHEEVRNIVGSMVANQGWRPIKVASISEAISWLDREPVDAIVSDWELDDGIGYEILRKVRLSGHMPIPTVIISSYASPELVAQARAAGAVDMLAKPFRIEDLTFLLNRELNQRETRGHHRPHAHTGAHR